In one ANME-2 cluster archaeon genomic region, the following are encoded:
- the secY gene encoding preprotein translocase subunit SecY, with protein sequence MTLKDTIEPILRKLPAVSRPEGHVHFKKKLTWTLSILVMYFALSNVPLFGMSPESIDLFEQYRAFFAGASGSLLLLGIGPIVTASIVLQLLVGADVIKMDLSNPQDQAIFQGVQKLLVFVMIILTALPQILGGYIKPDVGLAAILAADFNISAAAGLDLVLLIIFIQIFIGGTLILFMDEVVSKWGIGSGVGLFIVAGVSQAIVTGLFSITRPGGPGSAPVGLLPKWLYFTTDVGLGNLFSDNAFQNVFIDGGILALISTVLIFLVVVYVESTRIEIPLAHSAVRGARGRFPVKLIYASVLPMILVRALQANIQMVGMLLFNKGITFFGEFRGGTATSGLMYYLSPLHGPSDWIPSLVKQNFDDINMQFATEATGFAPVDVPATWQILLHVGADATMLIVGGVIFALFWIETTGMNAKNTAQKIHNSGMQIPGFRRNIDSIERVMNRYIPRVTIIGGAFIGLLTLLASLMGTLGGAGGTGLLLAVSIVYRLYEDLASEQMMEMHPMMRQFLGGTS encoded by the coding sequence ATGACCTTAAAGGATACAATCGAACCAATCTTGCGAAAACTTCCGGCTGTATCAAGACCGGAGGGGCATGTCCATTTCAAGAAGAAACTGACTTGGACTCTGAGCATACTAGTGATGTATTTCGCTTTGTCCAATGTTCCGCTTTTCGGCATGTCTCCTGAATCCATAGACCTGTTCGAACAATACAGGGCATTCTTTGCAGGGGCTTCGGGCTCACTCTTGCTACTGGGTATCGGCCCCATTGTTACTGCATCCATTGTGTTACAGCTGCTGGTGGGAGCTGATGTGATCAAGATGGACCTGAGCAACCCCCAGGACCAGGCGATCTTCCAGGGAGTCCAGAAACTGCTGGTGTTTGTGATGATCATATTGACAGCGTTGCCCCAGATCTTAGGCGGGTACATCAAGCCCGATGTCGGCCTGGCAGCCATACTGGCAGCGGATTTCAACATCTCTGCCGCAGCCGGGTTGGATCTTGTGCTGTTGATCATATTCATTCAGATATTCATTGGCGGAACCTTGATATTGTTCATGGATGAGGTGGTATCCAAATGGGGAATAGGTTCCGGCGTGGGACTGTTCATTGTGGCAGGAGTGTCACAGGCGATCGTTACGGGCCTGTTCAGTATAACACGCCCGGGAGGACCTGGCAGTGCACCAGTTGGCCTTTTACCAAAATGGCTGTATTTCACTACCGATGTGGGACTTGGCAACCTGTTCTCAGATAATGCTTTCCAGAACGTTTTCATCGATGGCGGTATCCTGGCACTGATAAGTACGGTCCTGATTTTCCTTGTGGTGGTATATGTAGAATCCACCCGTATCGAGATACCTCTGGCCCATAGTGCGGTGCGGGGTGCCAGGGGCAGGTTCCCTGTAAAGCTTATTTATGCCAGTGTACTTCCCATGATACTGGTCAGGGCACTGCAGGCAAATATCCAAATGGTAGGCATGCTGCTGTTCAATAAAGGGATTACGTTCTTTGGTGAGTTCAGGGGCGGTACTGCTACCAGCGGCCTGATGTATTATTTATCGCCATTACACGGTCCCAGTGATTGGATACCCAGTCTGGTGAAGCAGAATTTTGATGATATTAATATGCAGTTTGCTACTGAAGCCACCGGTTTTGCACCTGTAGATGTACCGGCTACCTGGCAGATATTATTACATGTGGGCGCGGATGCTACCATGTTGATAGTTGGTGGTGTCATATTTGCGCTGTTCTGGATAGAGACTACAGGTATGAATGCAAAGAACACGGCCCAGAAGATACACAATTCAGGTATGCAAATACCGGGATTCAGGCGGAACATTGACAGTATTGAGCGGGTTATGAACCGTTATATTCCAAGAGTTACTATTATCGGAGGTGCGTTCATCGGACTGTTGACACTGTTGGCCAGTCTCATGGGTACGCTGGGTGGTGCAGGAGGGACCGGTCTGCTGCTGGCTGTGAGTATTGTATATAGGCTGTACGAGGACCTGGCATCCGAACAGATGATGGAGATGCATCCAATGATGAGACAATTCCTCGGAGGTACTTCATAG
- a CDS encoding 50S ribosomal protein L15: protein MKKNITKFRGSRTCGGGTHKNRRGGGSRGGRGNAGGCKHHFVRNYMKGMAYGKHGFKRPQKVLSNKPIVNVGELDELAEQLVQYGEAHKQGDIYHINLAELEYPIVKVLGNGRITKPMAITVSECSARARFKIEEAGGSIEKYIPSVKEVDIEPEETGEPDVEEDV from the coding sequence ATGAAAAAGAACATAACCAAATTCAGAGGTTCCAGGACGTGCGGAGGCGGCACACATAAGAACCGCCGAGGAGGGGGAAGCCGAGGAGGCCGGGGTAACGCAGGTGGGTGCAAACATCATTTCGTGCGCAATTACATGAAAGGCATGGCATATGGCAAGCACGGATTCAAACGTCCACAAAAGGTCCTTTCAAATAAACCCATTGTGAATGTGGGTGAACTGGACGAACTGGCTGAACAACTGGTGCAGTATGGTGAGGCGCATAAACAAGGCGATATTTATCATATCAACTTGGCAGAACTGGAATACCCAATAGTGAAAGTACTGGGTAATGGCAGGATCACCAAACCCATGGCTATCACAGTCTCTGAATGTAGTGCAAGGGCAAGATTCAAGATCGAAGAAGCTGGCGGCAGTATAGAAAAATATATCCCATCAGTCAAAGAAGTAGACATTGAACCGGAAGAAACCGGGGAACCAGATGTTGAAGAAGACGTCTGA
- a CDS encoding adenylate kinase: MVNLVLLGAPGAGKGTQAKMLAGKYGILHISTGDILRENVSNNTELGQKAKEYMDKGELVPDTVLIDIIKDRLSKPDTDNGFLLDGYPRTIPQAVALDDIFSQLGKRLDVVIDIKVQDEELVARLAGRRMCKCGASYHATFNPPKEDGICDVCGGELYQRDDDTESSVKTRLVAYYNQTHPLIDYYTDKGLLHTVSGTGDIEDIFGEITVVIDKILE, from the coding sequence ATGGTCAATCTGGTATTACTTGGTGCGCCGGGTGCGGGTAAGGGCACCCAGGCCAAGATGCTGGCAGGGAAGTACGGTATCCTTCACATATCCACAGGCGATATATTACGTGAGAATGTGAGCAATAATACCGAACTGGGCCAAAAAGCAAAGGAGTACATGGACAAGGGTGAACTCGTCCCTGACACTGTACTGATAGATATTATCAAGGACAGGTTATCTAAACCTGACACCGATAACGGATTCCTGCTGGACGGCTATCCACGGACCATTCCCCAGGCAGTGGCACTGGACGATATCTTCAGCCAGTTGGGAAAGAGACTGGATGTAGTGATAGATATCAAGGTTCAGGACGAGGAACTGGTGGCAAGGCTGGCAGGCAGGCGGATGTGTAAATGCGGTGCCAGCTATCACGCAACGTTCAATCCTCCAAAGGAGGATGGGATATGCGATGTATGTGGCGGGGAATTGTACCAGCGTGACGATGATACCGAAAGCTCAGTGAAGACCAGGCTGGTCGCTTATTACAACCAGACCCACCCGCTTATTGATTATTATACCGATAAAGGATTGTTGCATACTGTTAGTGGTACCGGGGATATTGAGGATATCTTTGGTGAGATCACAGTCGTTATTGATAAGATATTGGAGTAG
- a CDS encoding DUF106 domain-containing protein translates to MPKSDFKQTLERAALALGFGMMFGIILLGERFRIQVGEVVQILLGPLPDILPFHIMLFVMAAITGLYASLIQKYTMDWELMRRVQDQMKNFQKEFREAQLADNQAKVKKLEAERSAMMNDQMQMTKQQFKPMAYISIISLPLFMWAYLYIGEHPDPVLIFPFWGEKSLTGFALGPIQYWIYWYFICSLPISQIIRKSLNIGGV, encoded by the coding sequence ATGCCAAAATCTGACTTTAAGCAGACACTGGAAAGGGCTGCACTTGCCCTTGGTTTCGGAATGATGTTCGGAATCATCCTGCTTGGTGAACGTTTCAGGATACAGGTGGGTGAGGTAGTACAGATATTACTGGGGCCGCTGCCCGATATCCTGCCCTTCCATATTATGCTGTTCGTAATGGCCGCTATTACCGGCCTGTATGCATCGCTGATACAGAAATATACAATGGATTGGGAACTGATGCGCCGGGTGCAGGACCAGATGAAGAACTTCCAGAAGGAGTTCAGGGAGGCGCAGCTTGCAGATAACCAGGCTAAAGTGAAGAAACTGGAAGCCGAGCGCTCAGCCATGATGAATGACCAGATGCAAATGACCAAACAGCAGTTCAAACCCATGGCTTATATCAGCATTATCTCGCTGCCCCTGTTCATGTGGGCGTATCTTTACATTGGGGAGCACCCTGACCCAGTCCTTATTTTCCCGTTCTGGGGTGAAAAGTCGCTGACCGGGTTTGCACTGGGTCCCATCCAGTACTGGATATACTGGTATTTCATTTGCAGTCTGCCAATCAGCCAGATTATCAGGAAGAGCCTGAATATCGGCGGCGTGTGA